In Stomoxys calcitrans chromosome 2, idStoCalc2.1, whole genome shotgun sequence, the following proteins share a genomic window:
- the LOC106081768 gene encoding armadillo-like helical domain-containing protein 3: MTSRKRSGSGSSKRPKEKVVYIYELLFRGEDPSQDRRPDFSEFWNEFFLLQPNVEVLEGEISKLTGEQFALVKPNLNMIFHKCIEMLDTDHPKRLCNSLQTLCSLFYGIFKKSTADNSYDILNEIFGYEHMDKWMKQLMEHCNRILLGDITENARFMCLKLLLVLVTGTDNVSQNVLLEYLMMNTLFEAFVKLLSDPTLRAQHGHDIVILLTILVNYRKHEATNPYIVQLSILADELALNGYGQMISQSLIDFCRQYMQSLNNAQSSSWFSSLSNIVGNMFVSDEGCERVQQIKANNGLLLALYEAVHLNRNFITTLAHTQAESSAPPSPSNTLSLTQPVPDLANAPIIDMTQYPTNLLVAVFQYCSIVMQDNKNESSVANLKLCFLILTCISEDQYANSMMHDNNLTFKVMLHRAQMRHRKLNVDRVGKSQPLAATLLDLLVEFIVSHLMKKFPMELYLLCVGVIHRILCYQKRCRVRLNYPWKELWSALIGLLRFLVNQEQALMKKCNIFYLSLQVVNIFNLFITYGDTFLATTNSYDELYYELNREEKVFTELHAMVLRYTTMPDCEYKDDVIKLLNSLVNILAIVKHFQNKIKEWLAEQGLSTPTEEQILDVVRKNYDLTLKLQDSLDHYDRYAEAPRHTNFFKSMVRDVVADTRKQIYGYVKDAVSTIPEPDAMLTSTSSNS, translated from the exons ATGACATCGCGGAAACGTAGTGGAAGTGGTTCCTCCAAGAGGCCCAAagaaaaggtggtttatatatacgaATTGCTCTTTCGCGGTGAAGATCCTAGCCAAGACCGCCGTCCTGATTTCTCGGAATTTTGGAATGAGTTCTTTTTGCTACAACCCAATGTGGAGGTCTTGGAGGGAGAGATTAGCAAATTGACGGGCGAACAATTTGCGCTGGTGAAACCAAATCTAAATATGATATTCCATAAATGCATAGAAATGTTGGACAcag aTCATCCCAAGCGCCTTTGCAATAGCCTTCAAACTCTGTGCTCATTGTTTTATGGGATTTTTAAGAAATCCACAGCTGACAACTCCTATGATATACTCAATGAAATATTTGGCTATGAACATATGGACAAATGGATGAAGCAATTGATGGAACATTGTAATCGTATATTGTTGG GCGATATTACCGAAAACGCCCGCTTTATGTGCCTGAAGTTATTGCTGGTCTTAGTAACGGGCACTGACAATGTTAGCCAAAATGTGCTGCTGGAATATCTTATGATGAACACTTTGTTTGAAGCCTTTGTTAAACTGCTTAGTGATCCCACATTGAGAGCACAACATGGCCATGATATAGTAATACTGCTTACTATATTGGTTAACTATCGGAAGCATGAAGCAACTAATCCCTATATTGTGCAATTATCAATTTTGGCTGATGAATTGGCTTTGAATGG ATATGGCCAAATGATATCTCAGTCATTAATTGATTTCTGCCGCCAATACATGCAAAGCCTGAACAATGCCCAGTCATCATCATGGTTTTCCTCTCTGTCAAATATTGTGGGAAATATGTTTGTTTCGGATGAGGGCTGTGAACGAGTGCAACAAATTAAAGCCAATAATGGTTTGCTATTGGCACTCTATGAGGCAGTGCATTTAAATCGTAATTTTATCACCACCTTGGCCCATACACAGGCTGAGTCGAGTGCACCACCATCGCCCAGTAATACTTTAAGTCTAACGCAACCGGTGCCTGATTTGGCCAATGCGCCCATAATAGATATGACACAATATCCAACGAATTTGTTGGTGGCTGTTTTCCAATATTG TTCCATTGTCATGCAGGACAATAAAAACGAATCTAGTGTGGCCAATTTGAAATTGTGCTTCTTAATCTTGACCTGCATATCAGAAGACCAATATGCCAATTCCATGATGCATGATAATAATTTGACCTTTAAGGTCATGTTGCATAGAGCCCAAATGCGCCATCGCAAATTAAATGTGGATCGTGTGGGCAAATCTCAACCCTTGGCAGCCACTTTGTTGGATCTTCTGGTGGAATTTATAGTTTCACATTTAATGAAGAAATTCCCCATGGAACTGTACTTATTGTGTGTGGGAGTTATACATCGTATATTGTGCTATCAGAAACGTTGCCGAGTTCGCCTTAATTATCCCTGGAAGGAGTTGTGGTCAGCCTTAATTGGTTTGCTAAGGTTTCTGGTGAATCAAGAGCAAGCCTTaatgaaaaagtgcaacatattcTATTTATCGTTGCAG GTggtgaatatttttaatttatttataacttaTGGTGATACATTTTTGGCCACTACAAATAGTTATGATGAGTTATATTATGAGCTGAATAGGGAGGAAAAAGTCTTTACTGAATTACATGCCATGG TTCTACGCTACACCACCATGCCCGACTGTGAATACAAAGACGATGTCATTAAGCTATTGAATTCATTGGTCAATATTTTGGCAATTGTCAAGCAtttccaaaacaaaattaaagagTGGCTGGCCGAACAGGGTCTATCCACTCCCACAGAAGAGCAAATTCTCGATGTGGTTAGAAAAAATTACGATCTAACCCTAAAGCTACAAGATTCCCTGGACCATTACGACCGCTATGCGGAAGCTCCTCGCCACACAAACTTTTTCAAAAGTATGGTTAGAGATGTGGTTGCCGATACAAGAAAACAAATCTATGGCTATGTTAAGGATGCGGTCTCAACCATTCCTGAGCCCGATGCCATGTTAACCTCAACTTCATCAAATTCATAA
- the LOC106081771 gene encoding uncharacterized protein LOC106081771 has translation MKCLSRSHMAIIIGCLNILTYCLVGIMVFENVKYDRYSHYDYDDYRDVYKSYELREETRAYRELYCMIYVIVCVIMMLLSGLLIWGVVKQRPGLMVPWLLGSFIVVIYSSTEILDDIFLKSSFQSVANATIFFSVLFIVFGFQMLCLALVYSVFRNFEVKIILQRFCDQHGEVFDDYKTGELASNFKKTKAEKILKKTN, from the exons ATGAAATGCCTTAGCCGCTCACATATGGCCATTATCATTGGCTGTCTAAATATATTGACCTATTGTTTGGTCGGCATAATGGTAtttgaaaatgtaaaatacgATCGCTATTCGCACTATGATTATGACGACTATCGTGACGTGTACAAAAGTTATGAGCTGCGAGAAGAAACGCGAGCCTACCGTGAGCTGTACTGCATGATTTATGTCATTGTGTGTGTTATAATGATGCTATTATCAGGTCTACTTATTTGGGGTGTTGTGAAG CAACGCCCAGGTTTAATGGTGCCCTGGCTCTTGGGTTCTTTTATTGTGGTGATTTATAGCAGCACCGAAATATTGGATGATATATTTCTGAAATCATCATTTCAGAGTGTTGCAAACGCtactatatttttttctgtactttttattgtttttg GCTTTCAAATGTTATGCTTGGCATTGGTCTACAGCGTATTTAGAAATTTTGAAgtgaaaataattttgcaacGATTTTGTGACCAGCACGGAGAGGTATTTGATGACTACAAAACTGGAGAACTTGCATCGAACTTCAAAAAGACAAAagctgaaaaaatattaaagaaaacgAATTAA
- the LOC106081786 gene encoding vasotab, which translates to MRFALGFFLVACLVAIALATPSKNKQGPACSINCGEKYEPICAKAKNGNKERLLTFGNECVMGNYNCQHSDDPYEVKSKGECGGNVSVRLS; encoded by the exons ATGCGTTTCGCTTTGGGATTCTTCTTGG TTGCCTGCTTGGTTGCCATAGCTTTGGCCACTCCATCCAAAAACAAACAAGGTCCTGCCTGTTCCATAAACTGCGGTgagaaatatgaaccgatctgcgccaaggCTAAGAATGGCAATAAGGAACGTCTTTTAACTTTCGGCAACGAATGTGTTATGGGCAATTACAATTGTCAACATAGCGATGATC CTTATGAAGTAAAGTCCAAAGGAGAATGCGGTGGCAATGTATCCGTACGTCTAtcctaa